The stretch of DNA atttacgttgttaataaaaatataatatatattccttttaatattttaaaaatcttaaagacttaaaaaaaaataaaaataaaaaataatacatacataaatataattatatatatatatatatgtgaatggtttatttttatttgtttattatagTTTGCTTTtactttatttattaaaaatgtagaaatgctttaaaataatttgatgcgacaaaattaaaatattttataagatataaaatatatttgtatatatataaataaatcatatattatatattatatattatatattatatgttatatattattattataatggtGTTaccatcattatttataaattacaagtatgataaatacaaaaatgaATTTACAAATAAGCATGtaataaaatgttataaCCTTCCTAGTGTTATAAATGAagatttttttcaattttttataaaaaaatataataatgaggaattatataaaatcgataaaattataaaaccaTCATATGAAGAAACAAAGTTATATCCatggaaaataatatgtaataaaaatttagctaattttttaataaataaagaaaaaatattaattgttGATGATACTATTGAGAATAATAAggtttatattaaatttgataatcataaaaatgaatataataataaagatgatcCATCttgtaataatgatataaatatggaagataaaaaagaatctataaaaaatgtttcttttgagaataatatatttatagataaagaaataaaaacaaaaaaaaatgaagaagagcaagatgtaaataataatatatttagtgATATGAAAGATAATTGTGATATCTCTTTTagagatgataataatgaaacaGCATGGAATTATTTCAATATAAATGTAGATAAATCTGTGAATGATAAAACTTTTATGATGAATCAAGGAAAGGATCAAAGTATTGAAggagatataaataaatataaaaaggaaatacaATATTGTGAATATattgatgaagaaaaaaataaaggcacccacaataataataataataataatgataatgatgatgatgataatatttttgataatatttatgattattatagtTGCCATTATAGTGACCAATTTATTGAAAGTGATTCAGATTATTCTATCACATgtgatcataataatattatcacttATCAGGAGTCATGTTCTTATAAACATTTACATCAAaggtataataataaaaacatcaAAGATATAgacaatgaaaataatgatacatGTGATTGTGCCTCAAATACCTCAGAGACAAAAAGTGGATATAGCTCATACAAAAATAATGTAACAAATTATAGAAACAACCaagaaaataacaaaaaatgtAAGAAAATATTCTATATCTATTTCATTGAAGGAAATGAACAAGATATAATTGAAGATATAAAGGAAGaagataaaaacaaaatagatgaaaatattattgataaaattttaaatgaagaaaaggaatatataaataaaaaaaaatatgtgacAAATGATAcatgtaatataaatgatattaataactCAGTTgaagattatatatataatttacacaataaaaattcttctcaatgtaatgataaatatataaattcttaTGAAATGGAAACAAATCAGAATAAACAAGAATTAAAAAGTGATATATCGTTATCTACTTGTTGTATTCAAAATGAAgaggatataaaaaatgaaaaggatGAAAAGAGTAAAAATTGTGAATATGAAgatgaaaagaataaaagtTGTGAATATGAAGatgaaaagagaaaaaattgTGAATATGAAGatgaaaagagaaaaaattgTGAATATGAAGATGAAAAGAGTAAAAATTGTGAATATGAAGatgaaaagagaaaaaattgTGAATATGAAGATGAAAAGAGTAAAAATTGTGAATATGAAGatgaaaagagaaaaaattgtgaatatgaagatgataaaaataaaaaaattgaacaaaataataagaatgtgGAATCCTTTCTtgatgataatgaagaaaacaATTTAATATACTCTTCTAAGAAATCAAGTTATAGTAgtagaaatataaaagaatatgatataaaaattacatGGCCAAATAAATTATCATGGAAAGAGATATCtaatgaaataaaacaaaaattatgtgttgttataaaaaataaaccaGCTGAATGGAATCATTATGATTTACAGAATTTTTTAGTATCTCaatttcataataaaaattatataccaACATTCcaagatatttttattacaaaaaGTTGTCCTACTATAGCAACTGTAGcatttaaaaatgaagaagaaagaaattattttttagatcatcaaaaatttaaattaccTCCCTTCAAACATTATCATaatgatttaaataaaaataatatttattataataaatattcaaattTCTTAGTTCTTCAAGAATATGTTATCTCATATAATACTCAATCTAATAATAAccacaaaaaatattatcaagaTAAATATGAACAACATACATATAACCATTATGATTCAAAgcataaaagaaaatataataataattattatgatcattataatcaaaatttaaattcaaaaaaatattcagatgtatctattaataaatatagaaaaaaaattaattataataataataataattattatcatataaataccAACACAAAAAGAAAATCGCTATCTACGTCATATGAAAGAAATGATgattgttaaaaaaaatacgaatgatcataataaatataataaaatataataaaatataataaatgaagtttatgttattatttataagttataaaattctttatgtaataattatgataacaccaatatatgatacataaaaaaaatatatatatatatatgattttattttattttatttttttttttttgtccttACATATACAGCACAATTTAAGctgtttatattttgtatacacAATCATTCCTATTcaacaatataaaaatatatatatatatatatatatatttatttatttatttatttatatttatttataactcAAACATttgaacatatatttattaattcgaTTTTTTCAAAGTAAAATTTACCTTGTAAAgcttttttatgtatttttaaaaaaaaaatataaaagacaTAAGTCAGCCTTTTAATAATGATGCGCataaattttaaagaaaaatatgatcATCTTATTGaaagaatatatacatatatatgattataaatGACATGGgctatatgtatatatattatttatttataatcatttatGTAATtacattaaatatttaaaaaaaataaaagttgtttttttatttttttaaattctgtGTAAAAATACAATGTAGTTATTGTAAGACATCCAAAGTATTAAAATcgattttgttttttttgctaatatataatatatattaatatatatatatatatatatatatatttatttatttatttttatttttatttttatttttatttttgttttattcatAATGAGAAAAGAatcctttttatttcttatctACACATTAGTCTTGTTGATAAACTGCTTTTTTTACTATGGATTTAAAGCCAAAAAGAATAAACATTTAAGGAACTTATTAAAAACTTTGACAGATAGAATTGAGACAAACGACGGAGAAAATGAATATGCACGCTTAACTCAAACACCagttataaatatgaatttaGAAAAAACAATTTTTAAGACATCTTTGCAAGATATTCTTGTTGAGTCTTATGCAGAAAAGATTAAAGATATTATATCAAAGAATGATTACGAAATAAATAAGGAGAAAGAAAAATtggatgaaataaaatattataatgataatttaaataaaataaacaatatattaatagaacgagcaaatgaagaaaaaaacaaaaaaacaaaacataaaaatattcaattGCAAAATAAATTacgaaataaatattttcattatttacaaGATGAAGATAATGGATTGAATATATTCCCTGTTTATAAAATGTTTGAATCCAATCCattacattttaataataatatgatcaATTCATTATTGCCACATGAATTATTAGATAAAGGTATTTTGTcaaataaacaaattttaaaaaattcagaaaaaatgatttattatcCTGAAAGGGGAAATACATTATAatagatataaaataagaataaaataattgatttatttcaaaaagttaatttttttttttgatcattatttatatatttattataatatttatgtaatgttattaatttacatatctattgaatttttttttttttttttatcttttaataaaaattattatgtaaggtttcttatatattattattacacataaagaaaatataaattgttTAACTATTttgtgaaaaaataaaaatatatatatatatatattatattatatatatattatattatatatatattttgttaagACATAAATCTATTAAAGAGTACacctttaaataaaaattactcttataataatatttacaaagaaagaaataattagtacacattataataaaaagaataatatatataatatatatatattatttatatttttaccaatattatatatatatatatatatatttttttttttaattgttcaggtaattatatcataaattatttatttatttattatttattttaaatattttaataactCGTATAAGAGggaagaataaaaaataagtgtatatttatcataatgATAGAATTAATcacattattaaaataataatatatatatatatatatattatattttatttatttttttttttttataagaatgGTCAAAGAAGtgttcttttaaatatttaaaatgagagatttaaaaagtatacaaatgaatatgcggaaatatgttttttattttttcgagtaaaaataaatcctTTTTGCTATGGGCAAGTTTTATgcttatgtatattattaacatttcAATATATGTAAGTAAAATAagtcatcatcatcatttgaataaaaaaatatataatttaaattttgtgagtaatatatttaaatcgAATAAGAGAAGAAGAAGTAATGCATTAAATGTTTTAATCAGTTCACCTGCACAAGTAAAATTGTCAGAAATTGAAGATGATAAAGATAGAAGTGGaaaatattgtattataGAAATATGTGGAAAAATTAGATGGGTAGAAGAAGGTCGATTTTATGATGTATTTAGAATAAaacaagaagaaaataaaaatatatatttgaatagagttttattttatagtaATGAAGAAGGGAAGATATTTTTTGGTAGACCGTTTTTAGATAATGTTCGTATTCATGCAACAGTATTAAATCATTTTCGAggacataaaatatatcgattaaaatataaaccaaaaaaaaattataaaaggtTTTATGGCCATAGACAAGAAATGACaagaattaaaataaataaaattgaatataataatgaattacTTGGTcaagaaaaaagaatttataatttttttaaagatgattctttatattatatattaaatcgtATACATAATATAGTCAGACCAAGTTTAGAATTAAAacatctaaaaaaaaattttatagaatatattaattcgTTCTGCTCTTTGAAATTCGAaacattttataaacatagaggtaattataaaaaagaaaaaatgctTCGTAATATtctaaaaacaaaaaaattaagcaAAAGACCTGAAGTTATTGAAGaagttaaaaaaattgaagaagAAAAGGAGAGACAGAGATTAACAAAATGTGACCCCCTCGACGATTTTGATCCAGTAGTAAATGAATTTATGATTAAAGAGCATTTCTATtcacaatataaataaataaataaatatatatatatatatatatatatatatatatatatatatatatatattatatatatatgttttaatattatcaagAAATGGCTATTTCTTTAttgtttaaataattttgagcaaaatatattttaaatgcaAGTTAAAAACTaacgaaaaaatataaaacaaagacaaaaaaaaaaatagatgaaaagaataaaagatattatatatatatatatatatggatatgataacaaaaaaaaaaaaaaaaaataaatataactaGATAAATTATGTGGTGTCCTTTTGATTTGAAGGACTTTATTAtgtgtacatataaaatacacACCAAAtgctaatatatttttttttttattttttatttttttttactgaacaaaatttttatgttaatTCTTAAATTTAGATTAAgaagttatatataatcagAAGATactttcttcttctttttttttttttttttttttttgttttggtAACATCCCTTATgggtatatttttttattttttatttattatatattattttttaatttttttaattcatgtTTAACTTATAATACTTTTCTTTACTTGGAAATGGTCtttcaaaatataacaattttgttattttataaataagagGTATAGTtacatattttgtatttacattataaaatttcaaggcccttttaaatttttcacTTTTAAGAAAATGATTAATTAATTCTTGATCATTTAAATGCATATGGTTTTCTTTTATGAGTCCTAATTTTAAGGACCACGTTTTTAATGCGACTGTTGTATTAGAGAAGTCATCAAAATCTGTGGGTATATTTTGTTCATGTGCctctacatttttataataatgttctttattattaatattatagttATGTTCATTCacaaaatttttatcattaaatatattattcaaattattattttcatttgtatctatatattcttcattattattattattataattattatcattattgttaGACGGTAAAGTTTTTTGTTcagtttttttataaaaatattctataaaattatcaggattttcattcatatatttataactttTAATTAATACGTCTACATCTTTACTGACtgctttattattatgtttttccttttctaATAACTTTTCTAAAAATTTGTCTTCTgctattttttcattttgtccatataaaaaaagcaTATCTTTGTTCATATCTACATTTAATAGGCTATTTACGTTATTTgatttattgttattattcatttctttttcataagaactattattattattattatcagtattatgtttattatttattaaatcgtCGTTACTTAAAACAATCCCTTCCTCTTTTTCTGGTTGCAGGTCTTGTAGTTCTTCCATGTTTATCATTTTCCTTTTCCTTTTATAATAGCCTTGTATCTAAgaagtgaaaaaaaaaaaaaaaaaatataaaataaaataaatgaaataaaataatttatgatAGAATTAACTTAACAGTTaaagaaacatatatatatatatatatatttatttatatgtttatcattttatttaatatagccaaaaaaatacaaactACAAATTTGACTTACTTCATATGATGCATGTCTATACGCTTTCATTTCgtcatcttcatttttaacATAACGTTTTTCAAAAGAAtcaatatgattattatcttcataatTTTGATTATGTTCTACCActgcttctttttttttttgttcttcttcttttatgattttatttattttgatagCGTTTTCATTCGTTGGATCT from Plasmodium sp. gorilla clade G2 genome assembly, chromosome: 8 encodes:
- a CDS encoding apicoplast ribosomal protein L21 precursor, putative, translated to MFFIFSSKNKSFLLWASFMLMYIINISIYVSKISHHHHLNKKIYNLNFVSNIFKSNKRRRSNALNVLISSPAQVKLSEIEDDKDRSGKYCIIEICGKIRWVEEGRFYDVFRIKQEENKNIYLNRVLFYSNEEGKIFFGRPFLDNVRIHATVLNHFRGHKIYRLKYKPKKNYKRFYGHRQEMTRIKINKIEYNNELLGQEKRIYNFFKDDSLYYILNRIHNIVRPSLELKHLKKNFIEYINSFCSLKFETFYKHRGNYKKEKMLRNILKTKKLSKRPEVIEEVKKIEEEKERQRLTKCDPLDDFDPVVNEFMIKEHFYSQYK